A genomic stretch from Nocardia wallacei includes:
- a CDS encoding winged helix-turn-helix transcriptional regulator, with protein MRSARRREAADPAPIHAAMELLGQRWMLRVLWELEPGPIGFLELRRRMGNCSSSMLSVRLQHLQSAGLVVKRADKAYEPTPIGRELAVALQPLWDWSRRWTDGHSGATR; from the coding sequence ATGAGAAGTGCAAGACGGCGCGAGGCGGCGGATCCGGCGCCGATTCACGCGGCCATGGAACTGCTGGGCCAGCGCTGGATGCTGCGTGTGCTGTGGGAGCTGGAGCCCGGGCCCATCGGTTTCCTGGAGCTGCGGCGCCGGATGGGCAATTGCTCGTCGAGCATGCTGTCGGTGCGGTTGCAGCATCTGCAGAGCGCGGGGCTGGTGGTGAAGCGTGCGGACAAGGCCTACGAGCCGACTCCGATCGGCCGCGAACTCGCCGTCGCGCTGCAGCCGCTCTGGGACTGGTCGCGGCGCTGGACCGACGGCCACTCGGGCGCGACGCGGTAA
- a CDS encoding SDR family oxidoreductase: MGSQRIVVVTGASRGIGAQTARILAARGDHVVLNYREKRRRAEQLADEIAQNGGSASIAGADLSDEGAARALVEQVASRFGRLDVLVLNASGGLEHGAPPDYAMAINRDAQVRLARIALPHMPSGGRIVFVTSHQAHFHGRKPVPDAYRPIAASKRAGEDELRAMIPEFTARGVGFTVVSGDMIDGTIIVRLLRRRDPAAVAARTEHGELPTVDEFATAVADATTTAAEPGHTVYVGGADYLARQ; this comes from the coding sequence GTGGGTTCGCAGCGAATCGTGGTGGTGACCGGGGCGTCGCGCGGTATCGGGGCGCAGACGGCGCGGATCCTGGCCGCCCGCGGCGACCACGTGGTACTCAACTATCGCGAGAAACGCAGGCGCGCAGAGCAACTCGCCGACGAGATCGCCCAGAACGGCGGGAGCGCCTCGATCGCCGGTGCGGATCTGTCGGACGAGGGCGCGGCGCGGGCGCTGGTCGAGCAGGTGGCGAGCCGGTTCGGCCGCCTGGATGTACTGGTGCTCAACGCCTCCGGCGGTCTCGAGCACGGCGCCCCGCCGGACTACGCCATGGCCATCAACCGCGACGCCCAGGTTCGCCTGGCCCGGATAGCGTTGCCGCACATGCCTTCCGGCGGCCGCATCGTGTTCGTCACCAGCCATCAGGCGCACTTCCACGGCCGCAAGCCGGTCCCCGACGCCTACCGGCCGATCGCGGCGAGCAAGCGCGCCGGTGAGGACGAGCTACGGGCGATGATTCCCGAATTCACCGCTCGCGGTGTGGGTTTCACCGTGGTATCGGGTGACATGATCGACGGCACCATCATCGTGCGGCTGCTGCGGCGGCGCGATCCGGCGGCCGTCGCCGCGCGCACCGAGCACGGCGAACTGCCGACGGTGGACGAGTTCGCCACCGCCGTCGCCGATGCCACGACCACCGCGGCCGAACCCGGCCACACCGTGTACGTCGGCGGCGCGGATTACCTGGCGCGGCAGTGA
- a CDS encoding enoyl-CoA hydratase-related protein, with product MTAADYQHLLVARADGTLRITMNRPERRNALSAEHLAELLAAFRAAGDSDATGIVLAANGPVFSAGHDFADVAARYLLEVRELLTLCTELMSTIESVPQVVIARVHGLATAAGCQLVASCDLAVAAESAGFALPGGKGGWFCHTPAVPVARAVGRKRLMELALTGDPIDAHTAEQWGLINRAVPDAELDAAVDELMSRATRGSRASKALGKRTLYAQLDRPEADGYALALEVMAAASQLPGAREGMAAFLEKRDPVWPD from the coding sequence ATGACCGCAGCGGACTATCAGCACCTGCTCGTCGCACGGGCGGACGGCACCCTCCGGATCACCATGAACCGGCCGGAGCGGCGCAACGCCCTGTCCGCCGAACACCTGGCCGAGCTGCTGGCCGCCTTCCGGGCCGCCGGCGACAGCGACGCCACCGGTATCGTGCTGGCCGCCAACGGCCCGGTCTTCTCCGCGGGGCACGATTTCGCCGACGTGGCCGCGCGGTATCTGCTCGAGGTGCGCGAGCTGCTCACGCTGTGCACCGAGCTGATGTCCACCATCGAATCGGTACCGCAGGTGGTGATCGCGCGCGTGCACGGGCTGGCGACTGCCGCCGGATGCCAGCTGGTCGCCTCCTGCGACCTGGCCGTCGCGGCGGAATCGGCCGGATTCGCGCTGCCGGGCGGCAAGGGCGGATGGTTCTGCCACACCCCGGCCGTGCCGGTGGCCCGCGCGGTCGGGCGCAAACGGCTGATGGAACTGGCCCTGACCGGCGACCCGATCGATGCCCACACCGCCGAGCAGTGGGGATTGATCAATCGCGCGGTACCCGACGCCGAACTGGACGCCGCGGTCGACGAGCTGATGTCGCGCGCCACCCGGGGCAGCCGCGCGAGCAAGGCCCTCGGTAAGCGCACCCTCTACGCTCAGCTGGATCGTCCCGAGGCCGACGGCTACGCCCTCGCCCTCGAGGTCATGGCCGCCGCCTCACAGTTGCCCGGCGCCCGCGAGGGCATGGCCGCGTTCCTGGAGAAGCGCGATCCGGTGTGGCCGGACTGA
- a CDS encoding LLM class flavin-dependent oxidoreductase: MNDTRYGLLLPAGQAQLSAGGSARALLDLVVRAERLGFDSAWVGDSLLRARVEPLTLLAAAAAATERITLGTAALIPAYRQPVQTALTLASLDLLTAGRLILGVGGGFPGLSEPEFELSGVRFKTRFSHLDDTVRLWRRLWAGNSEPFHGKVLRYDWLPEVPPPHRPGGPPIWLAGITPAALARTGRLYDGWLPYPPDVADYRSGRRAVAAASEAAGRPENAVTPALFATVHIDDDAERGRAALEEYCQATYRMSRDAVGAIQVMITGSAEQVAAGLDRYVQAGARHLLIRIAAVRPEDFETQLDRVTDLLGSYRLAPIGGGPTACGATK, translated from the coding sequence ATGAACGACACTCGATACGGGCTGCTGTTGCCCGCCGGACAGGCGCAATTGTCGGCCGGAGGTTCGGCGCGAGCCCTGCTGGATCTGGTGGTGCGAGCGGAACGCCTGGGCTTCGACTCGGCGTGGGTCGGCGATTCGCTGCTGCGGGCCCGCGTGGAACCGCTGACGCTGCTGGCCGCCGCGGCCGCGGCGACCGAACGCATCACCCTGGGCACGGCGGCGCTGATCCCCGCCTATCGCCAGCCCGTGCAGACGGCGTTGACCCTGGCCTCGCTGGATCTGCTGACGGCGGGACGGCTGATCCTCGGTGTCGGGGGCGGGTTCCCCGGGCTCAGCGAGCCGGAATTCGAGCTGTCCGGGGTGCGGTTCAAGACACGGTTCTCACACCTGGACGACACGGTGCGGCTGTGGCGGCGACTGTGGGCGGGCAACTCGGAGCCGTTCCACGGCAAGGTGCTTCGCTACGACTGGCTGCCCGAGGTGCCGCCGCCGCACCGGCCCGGCGGTCCCCCGATCTGGCTGGCCGGAATCACCCCCGCCGCGCTCGCGCGCACCGGGCGGCTGTACGACGGCTGGCTCCCCTACCCGCCCGATGTCGCCGACTACCGCTCGGGCCGCCGGGCCGTCGCGGCGGCGAGCGAGGCCGCGGGGCGGCCCGAGAACGCGGTCACCCCGGCACTTTTCGCCACCGTTCACATCGACGACGACGCGGAACGCGGTCGGGCGGCGCTGGAGGAGTACTGCCAGGCGACCTACCGGATGTCGCGGGACGCGGTCGGCGCCATTCAGGTGATGATCACCGGCTCGGCGGAGCAGGTCGCCGCCGGACTGGACCGCTACGTCCAGGCCGGTGCGCGACACCTGCTGATCCGCATCGCGGCCGTGCGACCCGAGGACTTCGAGACCCAGCTGGATCGCGTGACGGACCTACTGGGCAGCTACCGGCTCGCGCCCATCGGCGGCGGACCCACGGCCTGCGGTGCCACGAAGTGA
- a CDS encoding XdhC family protein, producing the protein MRELTERLRQWHAAGTRYAVASIVGVTGSAPRPPGAALAVDETGAVVGSVSGGCVEGAVYELCREVLRTGRPRRETFGYSDSDAFAVGLTCGGALEVFVHPVGPREREIIDTALSHVGPVALVRDMDSGATLALGPDWAHGTGFDAKVMAEARAMLDLGVTGVRVIGCGPGVSADAAAEIFVESYVPPPRMIVFGAIDFAGAVARIGKFLGYHVTVCDARPVFATPARFPEADEVVVEWPHRYLARTGVDARTVICVLTHDVKFDVPVLEIALRGPAAYVGAMGSRRTHRDRLARLRAAGLTTTELAQLHSPIGLDLGGHTPEETAVAVAAEIVAVRRGGSGRALAATDGPIHHFVAPQAVGPPPMGASR; encoded by the coding sequence GTGCGTGAACTGACCGAGCGACTGCGGCAATGGCATGCGGCCGGTACGCGGTACGCGGTGGCGAGCATCGTCGGCGTCACCGGCAGCGCCCCGCGCCCACCGGGTGCGGCGCTGGCGGTGGACGAGACGGGCGCGGTGGTCGGCAGCGTCTCCGGCGGTTGCGTGGAAGGCGCGGTCTACGAGCTCTGCCGGGAAGTGCTGCGCACCGGCCGGCCACGGCGAGAGACCTTCGGCTACAGCGACTCCGACGCGTTCGCGGTCGGGTTGACCTGTGGCGGTGCGCTCGAGGTATTCGTCCATCCGGTCGGTCCACGCGAACGCGAGATCATCGACACGGCCCTGTCCCATGTCGGTCCGGTGGCCCTGGTCCGGGATATGGACAGCGGCGCCACGCTGGCGCTGGGGCCGGACTGGGCACACGGCACCGGATTCGATGCGAAGGTGATGGCCGAGGCGCGGGCGATGCTCGACCTCGGCGTCACCGGCGTGCGCGTGATCGGCTGCGGTCCAGGCGTTTCGGCGGACGCTGCCGCCGAGATCTTCGTGGAGTCGTATGTTCCGCCGCCGCGCATGATCGTGTTCGGGGCCATCGACTTCGCGGGAGCGGTCGCGCGGATCGGCAAGTTCCTGGGCTATCACGTCACCGTCTGCGACGCGCGGCCGGTGTTCGCCACCCCGGCACGGTTCCCCGAGGCCGACGAGGTGGTGGTGGAGTGGCCGCACCGCTATCTGGCCCGCACCGGGGTGGACGCGCGCACGGTGATCTGCGTGCTCACCCACGACGTGAAGTTCGATGTGCCGGTTCTGGAAATCGCGCTGCGCGGTCCCGCCGCCTATGTGGGCGCCATGGGCTCGCGACGCACCCACCGCGACCGCCTGGCCCGGCTGCGCGCGGCGGGACTCACCACAACCGAACTGGCACAGCTGCATTCGCCCATCGGCCTCGACCTCGGCGGGCACACGCCGGAGGAGACCGCCGTGGCGGTGGCCGCCGAGATCGTGGCGGTGCGCCGTGGTGGCTCGGGCCGCGCGCTGGCCGCGACGGACGGCCCCATTCATCACTTCGTGGCACCGCAGGCCGTGGGTCCGCCGCCGATGGGCGCGAGCCGGTAG
- a CDS encoding NCS2 family permease translates to MTQVQIRTSPAAARSAFDRLFRLRERRTTVAREIRGGVTTFVAMAYVILLVPLILGGATDIDGRRLDIAQLTTATAFSAGLSTVLMGLVGNVPLALAAGLGVVPVVAYQAAPHMTWPQTMGLVALMGVIIVIMAATGLRTMIINAIPLALKNAIGVGIGMFIAMIGLVSAGVVGHGSPTGPPVGLGPDGHLRGWPVLVFGVGLLVMLALYIRKVPGAILISIAIATALAILVNAVADIDAGAWGTVVPELPDKLFAAPDFGLALHIDPLGGFARAGAMTAGVVLFTLVLTGFFDAMGTIFGVCDEAGLLDERGTMPGLGRVLTTDGVAQVIGGAAGGAGSTVYVESATGVGEGARTGLASVVTGGLFCLAIFFTPVAGVVPIQAAAPALVLVGALMMTQARKIDWGDPEVAVPAFLTIVAMPFTYSITNGVGAGLIAYTVIKAARGKFGEIHWLVWVVSVVFAGYFAISGIEVLLGG, encoded by the coding sequence ATGACCCAAGTACAGATCCGTACCAGTCCCGCGGCCGCCCGGTCCGCCTTCGACCGGCTGTTCCGTCTCCGCGAGCGGCGCACCACCGTCGCTCGGGAAATCCGTGGCGGCGTCACGACTTTCGTCGCGATGGCCTACGTGATCCTGCTGGTTCCACTGATTCTCGGCGGCGCCACCGACATCGACGGCCGCCGTCTCGACATCGCCCAGCTCACCACCGCCACAGCGTTTTCGGCCGGACTGTCCACCGTGTTGATGGGGCTGGTCGGCAACGTGCCGCTGGCGCTGGCGGCGGGGCTGGGCGTGGTACCGGTGGTGGCCTACCAGGCCGCGCCGCACATGACCTGGCCGCAGACCATGGGCCTGGTGGCGCTCATGGGCGTGATCATCGTGATCATGGCCGCGACCGGGCTGCGGACCATGATCATCAATGCCATCCCGCTGGCGTTGAAGAACGCGATCGGTGTCGGGATCGGCATGTTCATCGCCATGATCGGGCTGGTGTCGGCGGGGGTGGTCGGGCACGGCTCGCCGACCGGGCCGCCGGTGGGGCTGGGCCCGGACGGGCACCTGCGGGGCTGGCCGGTGCTGGTGTTCGGCGTGGGCCTGCTGGTGATGCTGGCGCTCTACATCCGCAAGGTGCCGGGCGCCATCCTGATCAGTATCGCGATCGCCACCGCGCTGGCCATCCTCGTCAACGCGGTCGCCGACATCGACGCGGGCGCGTGGGGCACGGTCGTTCCCGAACTGCCCGACAAGCTGTTCGCCGCGCCGGATTTCGGTCTCGCGCTGCACATCGACCCGCTCGGCGGCTTCGCCCGGGCCGGTGCCATGACGGCGGGCGTGGTGCTGTTCACGCTGGTCCTGACGGGCTTCTTCGACGCGATGGGCACGATCTTCGGAGTGTGCGACGAGGCCGGACTGCTGGACGAGCGCGGCACCATGCCCGGCCTGGGCCGCGTGCTCACCACCGACGGCGTCGCGCAGGTCATCGGCGGGGCCGCGGGCGGCGCGGGCAGCACGGTGTACGTGGAGTCGGCGACGGGCGTCGGCGAGGGCGCCCGCACCGGCCTGGCCAGCGTGGTGACCGGCGGATTGTTCTGTCTGGCAATCTTTTTCACACCCGTCGCGGGGGTGGTGCCGATCCAGGCGGCCGCACCGGCGCTGGTGCTGGTGGGCGCGCTGATGATGACCCAGGCCCGCAAGATCGACTGGGGCGATCCGGAGGTCGCGGTACCCGCCTTCCTGACCATCGTCGCGATGCCGTTCACCTACTCGATCACCAACGGTGTGGGCGCGGGCCTGATCGCGTACACGGTGATCAAGGCCGCGCGCGGCAAATTCGGCGAGATCCACTGGCTGGTATGGGTGGTGAGCGTGGTCTTCGCGGGCTACTTCGCCATCTCCGGTATCGAAGTACTGCTGGGCGGGTGA
- a CDS encoding xanthine dehydrogenase family protein molybdopterin-binding subunit — translation MTSTRSTRFPERVAAPGKGGVGASPLRPDGTLKVKGEFAYSSDLWMDGMLWGATLRSPHPRARIVALDIAPALAVAGVHAVLTCDDVPGRKHYGLDHTWDQPVLAIGEVRHQGEPVALVAADHPEIARRAMRAIEIEWEVLEPVTDPVAVVEDPQTHRVQERGGIARHQPVRVGDIEVGRALADVVVSEKFEVGIQDQAFLGPESGLVVPTEDGGLEFFVATQWMHNDLSQIAPCLRLPYEKIRMTLAGVGGAFGGREDLSMQIHAGMLAMYTGRPIKMVYNREESFFGHVHRHPAQLWYEYGATRDGKLTFAKVRIVLDGGAYTSATLNVTGNASSLALGPYEFPHLEVDAYGVYTNNPPCGAMRGFGAVQACFAHESMMDKLADALGLDPVHIRQINVVTQGSKLATGQIVHAPTPLREMLGQLERMPLPEPLDADDIRNLPGGASQTTHGEGVVRGIGYGVGIKNICFSEGFDDYSTARVRLEVVAGEPVALVHTAAAEVGQGLVTVEAQIARTELGVDRVTIHPADNGVGDAGSSSASRQTYMTGGAVKTACEAVRARVLELAVAQGHTGAAKLAGGKVVARDGAVLAALVDVLDEGFVEETRVYQHRPTTGMDPVTGQGNSHTQLAVCVHRAVVDVDVELGLVKVVALDAVQDVGKIMNRLSLEGQIHGGSVQGLGLAVMEEIQVTDGKVRNPSFTDYLIPTILDTPSQRLEILENPDPHAPYGLRGAGEPPTLSSTPAIVSAIRQACRAAGGTGDLTRVPVRPTDIIRSR, via the coding sequence ATGACATCCACTCGTTCGACCAGGTTCCCGGAGCGAGTCGCCGCGCCCGGCAAGGGCGGCGTCGGCGCCAGCCCGCTGCGACCGGACGGCACCCTGAAGGTGAAGGGCGAGTTCGCCTACTCCTCCGACCTCTGGATGGACGGCATGCTGTGGGGCGCCACGCTGCGCAGCCCGCACCCCCGCGCCCGCATCGTCGCCCTCGATATCGCTCCCGCGCTGGCCGTTGCCGGTGTGCACGCGGTGCTCACCTGCGATGACGTACCCGGCCGCAAGCACTACGGTCTCGACCACACCTGGGACCAGCCCGTGCTGGCCATCGGCGAGGTGCGCCACCAGGGCGAGCCGGTCGCCCTGGTCGCCGCCGACCACCCCGAGATCGCCCGGCGCGCCATGCGGGCCATCGAGATCGAGTGGGAGGTACTGGAGCCGGTCACCGATCCCGTTGCGGTGGTGGAGGATCCGCAGACCCATCGGGTGCAGGAGCGCGGCGGCATCGCCCGCCACCAGCCGGTCCGGGTCGGCGACATCGAGGTGGGCCGGGCGCTCGCCGATGTGGTGGTGTCGGAGAAGTTCGAGGTCGGCATCCAGGACCAGGCGTTCCTCGGGCCGGAATCGGGCCTGGTGGTGCCGACCGAGGACGGCGGCCTGGAATTCTTCGTCGCCACCCAGTGGATGCACAACGACCTGTCGCAGATCGCCCCGTGCCTGCGCCTGCCGTACGAGAAGATCCGCATGACACTGGCCGGGGTCGGCGGCGCCTTCGGGGGCCGCGAGGACCTGTCGATGCAGATCCACGCCGGCATGCTGGCGATGTACACCGGCAGGCCCATCAAGATGGTGTACAACCGGGAGGAGTCGTTCTTCGGCCACGTGCACCGGCATCCGGCGCAGCTGTGGTACGAGTACGGCGCGACCCGCGACGGCAAGCTCACCTTCGCGAAGGTGCGGATCGTCCTCGACGGCGGCGCCTACACCTCGGCGACGCTCAACGTCACCGGCAACGCGTCGTCACTGGCGCTGGGCCCCTACGAGTTTCCGCATCTCGAGGTCGACGCGTACGGCGTCTACACCAACAATCCGCCGTGCGGTGCGATGCGGGGCTTCGGCGCGGTGCAGGCGTGCTTCGCGCACGAGTCGATGATGGACAAGCTGGCCGACGCGCTCGGCCTCGACCCCGTGCACATTCGCCAGATCAATGTCGTCACACAGGGTTCCAAGCTGGCCACGGGGCAGATCGTGCACGCGCCCACCCCGTTGCGCGAGATGCTGGGTCAGCTGGAGCGCATGCCACTGCCGGAACCGCTGGACGCCGATGACATTCGCAACCTGCCCGGCGGGGCCTCGCAGACCACGCACGGCGAGGGCGTGGTGCGCGGGATCGGGTACGGCGTCGGCATCAAGAACATCTGCTTCTCCGAGGGCTTCGACGACTACTCCACGGCTCGGGTGCGGTTGGAAGTCGTTGCGGGAGAACCGGTCGCGCTGGTGCACACCGCGGCGGCCGAGGTCGGGCAGGGACTGGTGACGGTCGAGGCGCAGATCGCCCGGACCGAACTCGGCGTCGACCGGGTCACGATCCATCCGGCCGACAACGGCGTCGGGGACGCCGGTTCCTCCTCGGCTTCCCGGCAGACCTACATGACCGGCGGCGCGGTCAAGACCGCCTGCGAGGCGGTCCGGGCCCGGGTCCTGGAACTGGCCGTCGCGCAGGGGCACACCGGCGCGGCGAAGCTGGCGGGCGGCAAGGTGGTCGCCCGCGACGGTGCGGTACTCGCGGCGCTCGTCGACGTGCTGGATGAGGGGTTCGTCGAAGAGACCCGCGTGTACCAGCACCGGCCGACCACCGGCATGGACCCGGTCACCGGTCAGGGCAACAGCCACACCCAGCTCGCCGTCTGCGTGCATCGTGCGGTGGTGGACGTCGATGTCGAGCTGGGCCTGGTCAAGGTCGTCGCGCTGGACGCGGTCCAGGACGTCGGCAAGATCATGAACCGGCTGTCGCTGGAGGGCCAGATCCACGGCGGGTCCGTGCAGGGCCTCGGTCTGGCGGTCATGGAGGAAATCCAGGTCACCGACGGAAAGGTGCGCAACCCCTCGTTCACGGACTATCTCATCCCGACCATTCTCGACACTCCGTCACAGCGGCTGGAGATCCTCGAGAACCCCGACCCGCACGCCCCCTACGGGCTGCGCGGCGCCGGAGAGCCCCCGACGCTGTCGTCCACCCCGGCCATCGTCTCGGCGATCCGCCAGGCCTGCCGGGCCGCCGGCGGCACCGGGGACCTGACCCGCGTGCCGGTCCGTCCGACGGACATCATCCGAAGCCGCTGA
- a CDS encoding 8-oxoguanine deaminase, with protein sequence MTHRLIVENAYLAPVVGEEIPNGHLTVENGRITGIGAGPAPRIEGAEHIDGTGCLVTPGLVNTHHHLYQWATQGMYQDSTLFEWLTGLYRTWSHIDADITYGAAAAGLSWLALSGATTSSDHHYIFPKGRGDLFEAEVRAAAEVGLRFHPCRGSMDRGQSEGGLPPDEVVERTDEILGATAETIDRYHDPSFDSMLRVAVAPCSPFSVSETLLRESAALARDKGVRLHTHLAETLDEEQYCREHMGCTPVEYMEKIGWLGDDVWFAHAVHLHDKDIRRFADTGSGSAHCPTSNARLGAGIARVSDLLAAGATVGLGVDGAASSELTSMAGEMRQALLFQRAVHGPQALTARQALCMATLGGARNLGRHREIGSLEPGKLADLAVWRVDGFRAALGDPVCALVFGPTPPLARLLVGGRTVVADDELRTVSRDAVARAGATARHRLLREE encoded by the coding sequence ATGACGCACCGGCTGATCGTCGAGAACGCTTACCTCGCACCGGTTGTCGGCGAGGAGATCCCCAACGGACACCTCACTGTGGAGAACGGCCGGATCACCGGAATCGGCGCGGGCCCCGCACCGCGTATCGAGGGCGCCGAACATATCGACGGCACCGGCTGCCTGGTCACTCCGGGCCTGGTCAACACCCACCATCACCTGTACCAGTGGGCCACCCAAGGGATGTACCAGGATTCGACCCTGTTCGAGTGGCTCACGGGGTTGTACCGCACCTGGTCACACATCGATGCCGACATCACCTACGGCGCCGCCGCGGCGGGCCTGTCGTGGCTGGCGTTGAGCGGCGCCACCACCTCCTCCGACCATCACTACATCTTCCCGAAGGGGCGCGGCGACCTGTTCGAGGCCGAGGTGCGCGCCGCCGCCGAGGTGGGGCTGCGCTTCCACCCGTGCCGCGGCTCGATGGACCGCGGGCAGTCCGAGGGCGGCCTGCCGCCGGACGAGGTGGTCGAGCGGACCGACGAGATCCTCGGTGCCACAGCCGAAACCATCGACAGATACCACGACCCGTCGTTCGACTCCATGCTGCGCGTCGCGGTCGCGCCCTGCTCGCCGTTCTCGGTGAGCGAGACCCTGTTGCGCGAGTCGGCGGCCCTGGCCCGGGACAAGGGCGTGCGCCTGCACACCCACCTCGCCGAGACCCTGGACGAGGAACAGTACTGCCGCGAGCACATGGGTTGCACACCGGTGGAATACATGGAGAAGATCGGCTGGCTCGGCGACGACGTATGGTTCGCCCACGCGGTGCACCTGCACGACAAGGACATTCGGCGCTTCGCCGACACCGGCAGCGGCTCGGCGCACTGCCCGACCTCCAACGCCCGCCTCGGAGCGGGCATCGCGCGGGTGTCGGATCTGCTGGCCGCGGGCGCCACCGTGGGGCTCGGGGTGGACGGCGCCGCGTCCAGCGAGCTGACCTCGATGGCCGGTGAAATGCGCCAGGCCCTGCTGTTCCAGCGGGCGGTGCACGGCCCGCAGGCCCTCACCGCGCGCCAGGCGCTGTGCATGGCCACCCTGGGCGGCGCCCGAAATCTGGGCCGCCACCGCGAGATCGGCAGCCTCGAGCCGGGCAAGCTCGCCGACCTCGCGGTGTGGCGGGTCGACGGCTTCCGCGCCGCTCTCGGAGATCCTGTCTGCGCGTTGGTCTTCGGGCCCACCCCGCCCCTGGCGCGACTGCTCGTCGGTGGTCGCACGGTGGTAGCGGACGACGAACTGCGCACCGTCTCCCGGGACGCCGTCGCCCGCGCCGGGGCCACCGCCCGCCACCGTCTACTGCGCGAGGAGTGA
- a CDS encoding (2Fe-2S)-binding protein, whose translation MRVSCEVNGSTEDVDDVWEGESLLYLLRERMGLPGSKNACEQGECGSCTVYLDGAPVCSCLVAAGQAHGRSVRTVEGLAATADELDPVQQAFLAAGAVQCGFCTPGLIVQAHDLIERNPRPSDVEIREALAGNLCRCTGYEKILDAVRAAAERKAVTE comes from the coding sequence ATGCGAGTGAGCTGCGAGGTCAACGGATCGACCGAGGACGTCGACGACGTCTGGGAGGGCGAGAGCCTGCTCTACCTGCTGCGCGAGCGGATGGGCCTGCCGGGCTCCAAGAACGCCTGCGAACAAGGCGAATGCGGTTCGTGCACAGTGTATCTGGACGGCGCCCCGGTCTGCTCGTGCCTGGTCGCCGCCGGGCAGGCGCACGGCCGCTCGGTGCGGACGGTGGAGGGCCTGGCCGCGACGGCCGACGAACTGGATCCGGTGCAGCAGGCGTTCCTGGCGGCCGGTGCCGTGCAGTGCGGCTTCTGCACCCCGGGCCTGATCGTGCAGGCGCACGACCTGATCGAGCGCAACCCGCGACCCTCGGACGTGGAGATCCGCGAGGCGCTCGCCGGAAACCTGTGCCGCTGCACCGGTTACGAGAAGATCCTGGACGCGGTCCGGGCGGCGGCCGAACGGAAGGCGGTGACCGAATGA
- a CDS encoding FAD binding domain-containing protein, which yields MEFLRPGHWAEALKMRADHPRATPIQGGTDVMVELNFDKGRPDALLDLNPCRELRRIERIGGRLRIGAGVPYVEIIRDLGRELPALAQAARTVGSPQIRNRASVGGNLGAASPAGDTHPALLAANAVIEVESAARGPRMIPIDDFYVWVKRNALEPDELIRAIWLEPASGPQYFAKVGTRNAMVIAVCSFAVAVYPDRRAVGAGIGSAGPTPLRAGAAERYLAETLPWDDPAPLTDAVAREFGELVAAAARPIDDVRGTADYRKHALSVLARRTLTWAWNDHTARRRAA from the coding sequence ATGGAATTCCTGCGACCCGGACATTGGGCGGAGGCGCTGAAAATGCGGGCCGACCACCCGCGGGCCACCCCGATTCAGGGCGGCACGGACGTCATGGTCGAACTGAATTTCGACAAAGGCCGCCCCGACGCGCTGTTGGACCTGAATCCGTGCCGCGAATTGCGGCGCATCGAGCGGATCGGCGGGCGGCTGCGGATAGGTGCCGGCGTACCGTACGTCGAAATCATTCGTGACCTGGGACGGGAGTTGCCCGCGCTGGCGCAGGCGGCTCGGACGGTGGGTTCGCCGCAGATCCGCAACCGCGCTTCGGTAGGCGGCAATCTCGGTGCCGCGTCGCCCGCCGGAGATACGCATCCGGCGCTGCTGGCGGCGAACGCGGTGATCGAGGTGGAATCCGCGGCGCGCGGCCCCCGGATGATCCCGATCGACGATTTCTACGTGTGGGTCAAACGGAATGCGCTCGAGCCGGACGAATTGATCCGGGCGATCTGGCTGGAACCGGCGTCCGGGCCGCAGTATTTCGCCAAGGTCGGCACCCGTAATGCCATGGTGATCGCCGTCTGCTCGTTCGCTGTCGCCGTGTATCCGGATCGGCGCGCGGTCGGCGCCGGTATCGGTTCGGCCGGGCCCACGCCGCTGCGCGCGGGCGCGGCAGAGCGGTATCTGGCCGAGACGCTGCCGTGGGACGACCCGGCGCCGCTGACCGATGCGGTGGCGCGCGAATTCGGCGAACTGGTCGCGGCCGCGGCCCGGCCGATCGACGACGTGCGCGGCACCGCCGACTATCGCAAGCATGCCCTGTCGGTGCTGGCGCGCCGCACGCTGACCTGGGCCTGGAACGATCACACGGCGCGGCGGAGGGCGGCCTGA